A part of Aegilops tauschii subsp. strangulata cultivar AL8/78 chromosome 2, Aet v6.0, whole genome shotgun sequence genomic DNA contains:
- the LOC109774541 gene encoding mannosyl-oligosaccharide 1,2-alpha-mannosidase MNS1 isoform X1, protein MARRSSSSSSSGAWRYLNPAYYLKRPKRLALLFFVFVAATFAFWDRQSLVSEHECPSCVRVNEGIVFSQEILVTAHVFDVITDGKSEISRLRNEINQLHGQLRKAGVLLEENPATEIPRKDLVEIDPINNERREKVKEAMLHAWNSYVKYAWGMDELQPQSKNGVNSFGGLGATLVDSLDTLYIMGLRDEFQKARDWVAESLSFDKDYDASVFETTIRVVGGLLSAYDMSGDKVFLEKAKDIADRLLPAWDTTSGIPYNSINLAHGRAHNFGWTNGDSILADSGTEQLEFIALSQRTGDPKYQLKAENVIRQLQKIYPSDGLLPIYINPQSGQASYSTITFGAMGDSFYEYLLKVWIQGNKTESVKHYRQMWETSMEGLISLTRQTTPSNYTYICEKSGGSLSHKMDELACFAPGMLALGASGYGPEKAKQIMNLAEELARTCYNFYQTTPTKLAGENYYFHAEQDMNVGTSWNILRPETVESLMYLWRLTGNKTYQDWGWDIFEAFEKNSRIASGYVGLRDVNSGEKDDKMQTFFLAETLKYLYLLFSPPSVVSFDEWVFNTEAHPLRIVPTHGSNGQSIETAKPVVRPFGRKQGKQG, encoded by the exons ATGGCTCGCcggtcttcctcctcctcctcgtcgggggcGTGGCGGTACCTCAACCCCGCCTACTACCTCAAGCGGCCCAAGCGCCTCGCGCTCCTCTTCTTCGTCTTCGTCGCCGCCACCTTCGCCTTCTGGGACCGCCAATCGCTCGTCAGCGAGCACGAG TGCCCTTCTTGTGTGAGAGTGAATGAAGGTATAGTATTCAGTCAAGAAATTTTGGTAACGGCTCATGTATTTGACGTCATCACGGATGGCAAG TCTGAGATTTCCCGATTACGAAATGAAATAAATCAGTTGCATGGTCAG TTAAGGAAGGCTGGTGTTCTACTGGAAGAAAATCCAGCAACTGAAATTCCCAGAAAAGATCTTGTAGAGATTGATCCTATTAATAATGAAAGGAGGGAAAAGGTTAAGGAGGCTATGCTCCATGCCTGGAATTCCTATGTAAAGTATGCATGGGGAATGGATGAGCTTCAG CCACAATCAAAGAATGGTGTTAATAGCTTTGGCGGTCTTGGGGCAACCCTTGTGGACTCTCTAGATACACTGTATATAATGGGCCTAAGAGATGAGTTTCAGAAGGCCAGAGA CTGGGTGGCAGAGTCATTAAGCTTTGACAAGGATTATGACGCAAGCGTTTTTGAAACGACCATAAG GGTTGTTGGAGGTCTCCTCAGTGCATATGATATGTCGGGTGACAAAGTATTTCTCGAAAAGGCGAAGGATATTGCTGATCGATTGTTACCTGCCTGGGATACAACATCTGGTATCCCTTATAATTCAATCAACTTAGCTCATGGCCGAGCTCATAATTTTGGATGGACCAAC GGTGATAGTATCCTTGCGGATTCTGGAACGGAGCAACTTGAATTTATAGCTTTGTCCCAGAGAACCGGAGATCCTAAGTATCAGCTGAAG GCAGAAAATGTCATCCGACAGCTTCAGAAGATATATCCAAGTGATGGCTTACTTCCTATCTACATAAATCCTCAGTCAGGGCAAGCATCATACTCAACAATAACATTCGGTGCTATGGGAGATAG CTTCTACGAGTACTTGCTCAAGGTCTGGATTCAGGGGAATAAAACCGAGAGCGTAAAACATTACAG ACAAATGTGGGAGACATCAATGGAAGGTTTAATAAGCTTGACCAGGCAAACTACACCCTCTAATTACACATATATCTGCGAGAAAAGTGGTGGCTCGTTGTCTCACAAG ATGGATGAACTTGCATGCTTCGCCCCTGGTATGCTGGCACTTGGAGCCTCTGGTTATGGGCCCGAAAAAGCTAAACAGATTATGAATCTGGCAGAAGAG CTTGCTCGGACCTGTTATAACTTCTACCAAACAACTCCCACAAAGCTGGCTGGAGAGAATTATTATTTCCACGCTGAACAG GATATGAATGTGGGCACGTCATGGAATATCCTGAGACCAGAGACTGTGGAATCACTTATGTACCTGTGGCGCCTTACGGGGAACAAAACATACCAAGATTGGGGATGGGACATATTCGAGGCATTTGAGAAGAACTCCCGCATAGCATCTGGATATGTAGGACTAAGAGAT GTGAATAGTGGTGAAAAGGACGACAAGATGCAGACCTTCTTCCTAGCAGAGACGCTGAAGTACCTCTATCTGCTGTTCTCCCCTCCGTCAGTCGTATCTTTCGACGAGTGGGTCTTCAACACTGAAGCTCACCCTTTGAGAATCGTTCCGACACATGGTAGCAACGGCCAGTCAATTGAAACTGCAAAGCCAGTGGTCCGACCGTTCGGTAGGAAGCAAGGGAAACAGGGGTAG
- the LOC109774541 gene encoding mannosyl-oligosaccharide 1,2-alpha-mannosidase MNS1 isoform X2, producing the protein MARRSSSSSSSGAWRYLNPAYYLKRPKRLALLFFVFVAATFAFWDRQSLVSEHESEISRLRNEINQLHGQLRKAGVLLEENPATEIPRKDLVEIDPINNERREKVKEAMLHAWNSYVKYAWGMDELQPQSKNGVNSFGGLGATLVDSLDTLYIMGLRDEFQKARDWVAESLSFDKDYDASVFETTIRVVGGLLSAYDMSGDKVFLEKAKDIADRLLPAWDTTSGIPYNSINLAHGRAHNFGWTNGDSILADSGTEQLEFIALSQRTGDPKYQLKAENVIRQLQKIYPSDGLLPIYINPQSGQASYSTITFGAMGDSFYEYLLKVWIQGNKTESVKHYRQMWETSMEGLISLTRQTTPSNYTYICEKSGGSLSHKMDELACFAPGMLALGASGYGPEKAKQIMNLAEELARTCYNFYQTTPTKLAGENYYFHAEQDMNVGTSWNILRPETVESLMYLWRLTGNKTYQDWGWDIFEAFEKNSRIASGYVGLRDVNSGEKDDKMQTFFLAETLKYLYLLFSPPSVVSFDEWVFNTEAHPLRIVPTHGSNGQSIETAKPVVRPFGRKQGKQG; encoded by the exons ATGGCTCGCcggtcttcctcctcctcctcgtcgggggcGTGGCGGTACCTCAACCCCGCCTACTACCTCAAGCGGCCCAAGCGCCTCGCGCTCCTCTTCTTCGTCTTCGTCGCCGCCACCTTCGCCTTCTGGGACCGCCAATCGCTCGTCAGCGAGCACGAG TCTGAGATTTCCCGATTACGAAATGAAATAAATCAGTTGCATGGTCAG TTAAGGAAGGCTGGTGTTCTACTGGAAGAAAATCCAGCAACTGAAATTCCCAGAAAAGATCTTGTAGAGATTGATCCTATTAATAATGAAAGGAGGGAAAAGGTTAAGGAGGCTATGCTCCATGCCTGGAATTCCTATGTAAAGTATGCATGGGGAATGGATGAGCTTCAG CCACAATCAAAGAATGGTGTTAATAGCTTTGGCGGTCTTGGGGCAACCCTTGTGGACTCTCTAGATACACTGTATATAATGGGCCTAAGAGATGAGTTTCAGAAGGCCAGAGA CTGGGTGGCAGAGTCATTAAGCTTTGACAAGGATTATGACGCAAGCGTTTTTGAAACGACCATAAG GGTTGTTGGAGGTCTCCTCAGTGCATATGATATGTCGGGTGACAAAGTATTTCTCGAAAAGGCGAAGGATATTGCTGATCGATTGTTACCTGCCTGGGATACAACATCTGGTATCCCTTATAATTCAATCAACTTAGCTCATGGCCGAGCTCATAATTTTGGATGGACCAAC GGTGATAGTATCCTTGCGGATTCTGGAACGGAGCAACTTGAATTTATAGCTTTGTCCCAGAGAACCGGAGATCCTAAGTATCAGCTGAAG GCAGAAAATGTCATCCGACAGCTTCAGAAGATATATCCAAGTGATGGCTTACTTCCTATCTACATAAATCCTCAGTCAGGGCAAGCATCATACTCAACAATAACATTCGGTGCTATGGGAGATAG CTTCTACGAGTACTTGCTCAAGGTCTGGATTCAGGGGAATAAAACCGAGAGCGTAAAACATTACAG ACAAATGTGGGAGACATCAATGGAAGGTTTAATAAGCTTGACCAGGCAAACTACACCCTCTAATTACACATATATCTGCGAGAAAAGTGGTGGCTCGTTGTCTCACAAG ATGGATGAACTTGCATGCTTCGCCCCTGGTATGCTGGCACTTGGAGCCTCTGGTTATGGGCCCGAAAAAGCTAAACAGATTATGAATCTGGCAGAAGAG CTTGCTCGGACCTGTTATAACTTCTACCAAACAACTCCCACAAAGCTGGCTGGAGAGAATTATTATTTCCACGCTGAACAG GATATGAATGTGGGCACGTCATGGAATATCCTGAGACCAGAGACTGTGGAATCACTTATGTACCTGTGGCGCCTTACGGGGAACAAAACATACCAAGATTGGGGATGGGACATATTCGAGGCATTTGAGAAGAACTCCCGCATAGCATCTGGATATGTAGGACTAAGAGAT GTGAATAGTGGTGAAAAGGACGACAAGATGCAGACCTTCTTCCTAGCAGAGACGCTGAAGTACCTCTATCTGCTGTTCTCCCCTCCGTCAGTCGTATCTTTCGACGAGTGGGTCTTCAACACTGAAGCTCACCCTTTGAGAATCGTTCCGACACATGGTAGCAACGGCCAGTCAATTGAAACTGCAAAGCCAGTGGTCCGACCGTTCGGTAGGAAGCAAGGGAAACAGGGGTAG